The following DNA comes from Teredinibacter haidensis.
GCTGCATTACCTCGTCGAGGTTGCGCATTTGGGGGAGCAGGCGCTTCGCCTCCGCAAGTAGATAGTCACCGGCCTGCGTGAACTTTAGTCCGCGCCCATCTTTATGCCATAGGCGTGTGCCCAGCTGGTGTTCAAGCTTCTTAATCGTATGTGTGAGCGCGGACTGGGTAAGGCACAAAGTTTTGGCTGCAGCGGTAAGGGAGCCTTGTTTTTCAAGTTCGCACAAGATACGCAGGTGGTGACGTTCAATCATATCATCTATGAATAAAATTAATGGAATTGCAAAATAATACCATTATTCCTCATGGTTTACGCTCGTTAGACTGCTCGGCAATTCTTGATCAATACAAACGAGTGAGACGTTATGGTTACCACACACAACCTTGGGTTCCCGCGCATAGGCGGTAACCGGGAACTTAAATTTGCATTGGAATCGTTATGGCAGGGGAAAACCCACGCTGCCAATTTGCAAGCCACCGCTGAACAATTACGCGCGCGACACTGGGCTTATCAAAAGAGCTGTGACTACCGGCCCGTGGGCGATTTTTCCCTCTACGACCACGTACTGGATACCAGCTTTTTGCTCGGTAATATTCCCGAGCGGGCGGGTTCTGGCGATACCCTGCAGCAGTATTTTCGGGTGGCGAGAGGTCGGGCGCACAACACAGATGATTGTGGCTGTACGCGGGCGGGGGAGATGACAAAATGGTTTGACACCAACTACCATTACATCGTCCCGGAATTTGATGCCCAGACTCAATTTGCACTGAATCCCGAACGCCTGTTGGGAGAGTTAAGTGAAGCCAGGCAGCAGGGGGGCAAGGTCAAACCCGTACTGCTCGGGCCGGTGACCTACCTCTGGCTGGGCAAAGCTCGTGATGGCAGTAATAAACTCGATTTGTTGGAATCGCTGCTGGAAATCTATAGCCAATTATTACAGCGCCTAGAGGACGCTGGTGTGGAGTGGGTTCAGTTGGATGAACCCATATTGGCGACTGATCTGTCGCCCGAGTGGAAACAGGCGCTGGAGCGCAGCTGTCACCGATTTAAAACACAAAAAATTAATTTGCTGTTAAGCACCTATTTCGGTGCGCTGGAAGATAACCTGCAATTGGCCTGCACACTGCCGGTTGCGGGGCTACATATCGATGCCATCAATAACCCAAAAGAAGTGACGAGAGTTGTCGACTGGTTGCCTGCGCATAAAGTGTTATCGCTGGGCGTTATCGACGGTCGCAATATTTGGAAGACGGATTTAAATGCAGCACTGGAATGGTTGCAGCCTCTGGCCGACAAGCGGGGTGATGGGCTCTGGCTGGCGCCTTCCTGCTCGCTTTTACATGTGCCAGTGGATCTGACTAATGAAAGTGCGCTGGATCCTGAAATTAAAAGCTGGCTGTCTTTCGCGGTACAAAAACTGGAAGAGCTGGCCGTGCTGGCCAAAGCCTTAAACCATGGTTGTGAATCGGTCGCACAAGCGTTGGAGGACAATAAAGCGGCCATACTGGGACGACGGTCATCAACACGCGTGCACAATGCCTCTGTTCAGGCGGCTATGGGCCAGATAAACGCCGAGTTCGGACAGCGCCGAAGCCCTTTCCCCACGCGCGCCGCCCTCCAGCGGCAGGCTTTAAACTTGCCGGAATTTCCGACGACGACAATAGGCTCCTTTCCACAAACAGACGAAATCCGCAGCTTGCGCAGACGCTATAAACTTGGTGAATTGCAGCAAATGGAATACGAGCGGCTAATAAAACAGGAAATAGAGCGGGCCGTAAGTGTGCAGGAAGAGCTGGGTTTGGATGTGCTGGTTCACGGCGAAGCCGAGCGCAACGATATGGTCGAATACTTCGGCGAACAGCTGCAGGGTTATGCCTTCAGTGAAAAAGGCTGGGTTCAATCTTACGGCTCACGCTGTGTGAAACCGCCCATTTTATACGGCGATATCTCTCGCCCAAGTGGCATGACGCTGCAATGGATTCAATACGCGCAATCGCTAACGCAAAAACCACTTAAAGGAATGCTAACAGGCCCGGTCACCATGCTTAATTGGTCGTTCGTACGTGATGATCAGAAAAGGAGTAGAACGGCCCTGCAACTGGCGCTGGCGATACGAGAAGAAGTGCAGCAGTTGGAAGCGGCGGGTATTCAGATAATTCAAATCGATGAAGCCGCCCTGCGGGAAGGTCTACCCCTGCGCCGCACTGAATGGCAGGGATATCTGGATTGGGCAGTTGAAGCGTATCGCATTAGTGCAAACGGCGTAAGCGATAGTACGCAAATCCATACCCATATGTGTTACTCAGAGTTTAACGACATTATTGCAGCGGTTGCGCAGATGGACGCGGACGTAATTACGATCGAAAGCTCTCGTTCTGATATGGAATTGCTAAACGCGTTTGAAAAATTCAGTTATCCCAACGATATCGGTCCAGGCGTATACGATATTCATTCTCCAAATATTCCAACGGTCGAACAAATTGTTGAGAATATGCGCCGGGCGGCACAACGAATTCCCGCCGAGCGTTTGTGGGTAAACCCCGACTGTGGTTTGAAAACACGAAAGTGGGACGAAGTGTTATCTGCACTCAGCAATATGGTTTCTGCGGCAAGAGCGCTGCGTGACGTTTCTGAGCCAGCAGAGACGAATACATTGATGGCTAATGGTTAAGTTATACCCTGACATTGGAAAATAGCGCCCAAAAACTCGTGGGCCGAATTGTTAAAGGAGCTCGCGTAGATTAGGCCTGGGCGAGTTCCTTTTTTGTGCTTGGTATATATTTCCAGCTTATATATGGAAAACCTTCTTTGTGACAGAAATGAAAGATTTGATGCCAAATGATTTTTTGAAGCATAAGTTAGTATGCTTTGAATTTGGTTTTTTGGGATTGTATGTTGATATTAAACAGGATAATCTCAGTGGCTTGCGACGTTAACATGATAACTAATTGAGATTTTCGTTGATTCTGTTAAATCTTTATAGCTCATCGCTATGGATTTTGTTTTGTGTAATCTCGTAGTGAAAGGTACGACTTTTGTTTTTTTCGTGCGGACAATTATTTTGTAATAATGTCATGCATTGACTTGGGTAGAATAACAATAATTTCTGGAGGGTCATAGGGATGCAGCGGCATCAATATTTGATTCTTTTATTATCCGTAATACTTTCATTTTTTCTTGGCCATCGGTTTCAGAATGTAGGGCAGGGTAATGTTGCCGAGGTTCACCGAAGTGAGCGTCCTGGCGAGCTACCACTTAACGATTGTCAGCCACAAGCGCCGCTCCTTTCTAAATCCATCACAAAAAACAATGTCTTACTCCCGCGTGAAGAACTGTTGCCAAAAGAGATGGTCGAGCGCGGTGAATATTCCACCCGAAAAAAATTCGAAGAGATTGCTATAGCTGAGGCTGAGCTGCTTAAAAGTGAGCAGCGAACGAGCGAGTTTCAGATCTGGGTTAGTAGCCAAATTGCGCGCGATAGCAAGTTTAATATCGAGCATGAAATGAATCGGAAATTTAGTGCGGAAGAAAAAGATGCATCCTGGTCTATTGAAGCTGAAGACGAAATTTCCAGTATGTTTTACAACGAAGAAGCACTTGGAGAATTTGCCTTGCAGGGCGTTGAGTGTCGGTCAACTCAGTGTCGGGTGGACGTTGCAATTTCCGATCTTCGTCAGGCAAATGCCATTATTGAAGTGCTGTCGAATAGTTTCTCCAAGACTGGCGACTATCGCGAGCTGGTTGCCGCGCCGAATCACATCGTCGGAAGTTCAGCCATTTTCGTTTCTCGCGACGCCGGAGGTCTGTCTATTAACTCTGAGTTTTAACTGACACGGAGGTTGGTGTCCGCCAATCAAGTGATGGTGAGCTTGGTAATATTGCTATAAAAAAAGGGAAAATTTTATAGCGAAAAATAATAGTTCTAGGAGAATTATATGAAGAATAAAACGTTATCTTTTTTTCTGCTGCTCGCAGTATCGATGTTGATGGGGAACTCGGCTCTGGCAAATGAACATAGCGTTACGGATTGTAGTTGGGTAACCACCCAACAAAACCAAACGTATTACTGGATAACGGTATCTCAGGCGTATCAATGTACGCTGGTAGAAAGTGGGAATGCCGTGACGCCGTTAACGCGTACTATTAAACAGCAAAAACGGCCGATAGGTTCAACGCCTCCCGGCGCTCCAACATGCTCTATAGTGGATCATGGCGTGTACTCACACACCGGCACCTGTTTTAGCCCAACACTTATCACTCCAGCCATTACTCCCCCTTCCGAGCCTTGCGGTGACAATGCTGGGCATTTTTGGGGGTCTTTACCCACCATTATTACGTCAACCATTACAAATCAAATAAGTCAGTATTGTGGTGGTTGTGGGTTTAATATTCGCCCGCTTTACAGTAATAGTGATGGAACCACTGCGCTGGGTGCCTGGTGTAATAATTAATGAGTTTGATGGCGCTATAAACGCAGCGAAATTTCTAAATAGGTCTAAGTGTTGTTGAAATATCACGAGTTGATATTTAGGTGGGGTTGTCTCTGAAGGCGCGTTGTAAAGTTTTGGTGGTAAATACATCGATCTTTCAGCCATATCTTGTCAATAAGAACTTCTAGTATGAAACAACGTCCGGGCTTGTTCAGATATATTATAAAAAGAGTCGTTATCAAAGTGCCGCAGTTGCGGCGCTTTTTTAATTGAATTTTAAGTGGTAGTTTGTTCTGTGAGAGTTCGATTGATCATACCAATAGTGATTGCCCTGGCTATAAGCATGTCGCGCTATCGTCTGTAATTCGTTCAGATTTCCATTTTGTGTTTTCGGTGGTCTTGAATTCTCGCTAGTTTCGAGAAGTGAAACGCCTGCACTTCACTTCGTTCCAAATATCGACTACGGTCGGTAATATTCCATAAGAATTAATCAGTTGTCACAAAAAGCTTCGAGTTACTTTTGACGTATCTCGGCGTCTTAGGCTTTTAAAACCCTTCGCTATGCAGTCTTCGCATAATATCGCTTTTGCGAAAGTTCGCTATCCATTAAAACAGACGGAGATGTTGATTATGAATAAAACGTGCGAGATATTCTTTAAACGAATTTTACGGTTAGGTATTTCGGGTGTGGCGGCTATCTGTTTTTTTTCTTCAGTCAGTGTGTCTTCGCAAGAAAATAATAACACTATTGATGTTCGTATGCGTGGAGGTGCTGGAGAAGAAATAGCCTTCCTAAAGGTGGGGTCGAGCGTTGTTGGATCCTGGGAGGTGACTAATGATTATCAAACCTATTCTGCAGCTACGACCTTATCTGGAGAAATACGAGTTGAATTTAGCAACGACGCTGACGGTCGAGATTTACAGGTTGATTACATTGTCGTGAATAATGATGTGCGTCAGGCTGAAAACCAGCAAGAAAATACCGGCGCCTGGGATGAGAGTTGTGGTGGTGGATCCTACTCGGAAATGCTTCATTGTAATGGCTATATAGCATTTGGAAGTGTTGGCGGTAGCCGTTCCATCTCGTCATCTAGTTCCAGTAGTATTGCGTGCGAGGAAGTGTGCCAGTGGTATCAAGACTCTCCGCGACCGCTGTGTGAATATTTGGACAACGGTTGGGGGTGGGAAAACCAGCAAAGTTGTATTGGTAGAATTACCTGTGAAAATCAGTACGGTGGCAGTGGCGTTATATCGACGTGCGACTCAGATGAAGACGACAGGCATCTTTGCGATCAGATGAGCGGGCGGACCTACTACTCCAACGGTCTATTTGAAATGGGGCGCTCGGAAACAGGAATCGTGCAGGGACACCGCCAGTTACGTTTCAATAACGGTGAGTTGTCGATTTACCAATCCGACTACGTTATTCCCGGTAGCTACCGCTGTGAAAACAAAACGGTACTGCTTAGCTACGGAGCGGTAGCTGATCAACTGCTTGATATAAATTGGGATTTAAGCACCTTGTTTTTTAATGCCAACGGTGGTGAAGCGATTGGCTATACCTATCCCGGTGACGTTAATACCACGGATGCTTGCGAGTTGGTCGCAGGAGCTTACTACGAGGTGGATACTTCCTCGCTTGAGGTAGAAACAATCCCCGAGGAAGAAAATTATACTATCGCGTTTACGGGATATTCACGGGTGAATATCGATATGAGAGGGGCCGTCTACCCCGATGCCTATTACGATTGTACCTTAGGTTACCTACACCTGCACCGAAGCACTGATGACGAAAATCCGATGGTTGTTGACGTCGGTGAGAACGGCGATGTTCTATTTGTTGCCATTGGCGATTCGACAACCTGGAGATTTAACAAGGTTGATCCTGTGGTATGTCCTGCGGTTTATGAGCCGGTGTGCGCGATAGAGCCCCATGACATAGCGTGCGAACTGGATGACTGTCCGGTTGGTGTTTACAAAACCTATGGCAATCGTTGTGAATCAGATAGCGTTAACGCGTTGTTGCCAAAAGATGGCGAGTGCGGTGAAGAGGAAGGTGGTTATGCTTGGGATGATGGCGGCATCTGCACGATGGAATATGCGCCCGTATGTGCGGTGGATACATGGGTGCAGCCCTGCACTGAAATGCCCTGTCCAGTTGAAACGCTTCGTACATACAGTAACTCGTGTTTTGCCAATGTAACTCACAACACTTTCGTGATCTCGCATGAGACCTGTGGTGACAGGAGTGGCGAGCGTTTTACTGATTTGACAGACATTGCTCAGATAGCTTGTGCGACGGATTATTACCCTGTTTGTGGCAAAGATGAGGCGGATATCATGTGTGTTACGGAACCTTGCCCAACCCATGAATATAAAACCTTCAGCCAGAAGTGTGCAGCGTTTTATGCTGCGGCTGATTTAACCTGGGACGATGGTGTGTGTGGGAATCTTGAAGGAACGTTAGCGAGCAGTGAGCCACCGGTTAGGCTTGTCGATGTTTTAGCGGTATCGGATAAAGCTGTGGAAATCGAGCAAGCGACTATCGAAAACGACGTCTTGCTCGTTGCTCTGAATTACTCCGGGTGTAACGAGCAACATTTTGAGTTGCAAATTTCGAGGGCATTTGCCGAAAGTAATCCCGTGCAGGCGCGCTATGTATTTAAGCCGCTATTGGAAGATAACGATTGCGATAACATCCAGTCGACAAAATTCAAGTACGATTTATTGCCGCTAAAGGCGACCTATCGAGCAGCCTATGGTAATAACAGCGGCGTGATTGTCTTGCCGGGATTGGGGGAATACGGTTTTTAGGTCGAGCCGACAAGAGAGGCTCTTAGAGCCTCTCAGGGGAGTGAGATTATTGGCACCTTAAATGGGTTTTGGTTGTTCTGTTGTTGAATTGTCGTGGCTTCCGATATGTTGGTAATTGATATACGGAAAAATTCTGGCGGGGCGTTATGCGATTCGATGTTTTGCGTTGAAAGGTGTGTTGTTTGGATAAGGCGCGCAAGCCAAACGCGGTTTGTTGTGTGGACTAAAGCCGTTGTCGAGGGAAGAAGATCCCGTCGACAACGGACATGTGTTGCTTGTTTAGAGAAACATTCCGCCGGAGGCTTCGATACGCTGACCGGTTATCCAGCCATTTTGGTCGGACAATAATGATGCGATGGCACCACCGATATCGTCCGGTAGGCCAACCCTACCAAGAGCGGTTTGTGAAGCGAGATGTTGATTCATTTCGGCGTTGTCGCGCACCACCCCGCCGCTGAAATCTGTTTCAATCGCTCCGGGTGCGAATGCGTTTACCCGTATGCCGCGCGATCCCAGCTCTTTCGCCAGATACCTGCTCAGAATTTCAATGGCACCTTTAAATGATGCATAGGCGGAGTGTCCCGGAACGCTAAATCGGGTAAGTCCGCTGGAGATATTAATAATTCTTCCGCCATCGGCCATTAAGGGTAGCAGTGTTTGAGTTAGGAAAAAGACTCCTTTGAAATGCTCGTTTAAAAGTTGGTCGAAGTCGGCTTCGGTTGTTTCCATAAAAGGTTTGTGAACACCTCTACCCGCATTGTTCACCAAAAAATCAAAGCGACTGCACTGCCATTCGTCCTTCAGATGGCTTGCGATCTTCTCCGCGAATGTGCCGAACTGTGGGATTTGCCCAACATCCAGTTGCAGGCATACGGCTTTTCTGCCCAAACTCTGGATATTGCTAACGACTTCACGCGCCTCCGATTCGTTGGTGCGATAGGTCAGTATAATATCCACACCTGACCGCGCCAAAGCCATTGCTGTGTTTTTCCCGAGACCGCGACTACCGCCGGTTATCAAAGCTAGTTTGCCATTGCTCATGTTCAGTTCTCCTATGCATGTAGAGCCCGTTGATCTAGGGGGATAAAGGGCCGATGTGCTTAGGTTATTGGTTTCAAATATAAAGATAAACAGCCACAAATAACATAAACTGTTCATATTGTCAGAACAATAGGGTGGGTGTATGGACAAATACGAAGCCATGACGATATTTACTCGTGCGGCTGAGCTGTTAAGTTTCAGTAACACCGCGCAGGATCTGGCCATTCCTAAAGCCAAGGTATCCAATGCGATTCAACAGCTAGAGGCCAGCCTCGGTACGCGCCTATTTCATCGCACCACTCGTCGTGTGCAGTTGACGCAAGACGGTTCAGCCTACTACGAGGGCTGTCTGCTGGTGATGGAAGAGCTGGCGGCGCTGGAGTCGCAACTGCAAAACACAAGCAGTATTTCCGGCAGGCTGCGCGTTGATATGAATCTCGGCATGGCGAAAAATCTGGTAATTCCTCATTTGCCAGAATTTTTGGAAAAATACCCGAATATTTCTCTGGAAGTGAGTTGCGTTGATTACCCGGTGGATCTTGTTCGGGAAGGTATTGATTGTGTGCTTAGGGTGGGAGCATTGGCTGATTCGACTTTGATCGCAAAGCCACTGGGTAATCTGCATATTATCAACTGTGTTAGTGCCGCCTATCTCGAACAGTTTGGCGAACCAGAAACACTGGCGGATCTCGCCAGCCATAAGTTGATTGATTACGTCACTTCACTTGGAGCAAAGTCTAATGGCTGGGAATATTGGGATGGCAAACGGTACCGCAGTTTAGCGATGCAATATAGAGTTCGGGTAAACAGTGTTGAAGCATATACTTATGCCTGCCTGGCCGGCTTAGGTATTGTGCAGGTACCCGAGGTAGGAGTAAGACGATATTTAGAGGAGGGGAGCCTGGTTGAGATCCTCACTTCCTTTAGCGCAGAGCCAATGCCTGTCTCGCTTATCTATCCCAACCGAAAAAATGTATCGAAAAAAGTTCAGGTATTTATGGCGTGGGTTACAGCACTTATGGGCGATTATCTTCGATAACCTTTAGGGGTCAAATGGCGTGCGTCGGGAGCTCCTCAGTTATTATTTACCGTTAGGTTTCAGTGCTTGAATAAGACCTTTTTCTGTATCTAAAAGAAAATGATTGTCGGGAGCACCGGTTTCGAATCCGTCGAGGATGGTTAGTACTTGGCTCAATTGCTGGCGTAGTTTGCTAATGTGCGGCAGTTCTTCGGCCGTGAAATTTTCAGAGTTGGTATTGTCATTGTATATTTGGTTGAGTAAGCGATACTCAGCCAAACGTTTCGGAGCAATATCTTGCAAGGCTAGGCTCCCTGCATTGCGCAGGCGATAGAAGTCGACGCCAATATCCATGCCTGTCCAGTCACCGAAATTATGTAAAGAGCGGCCAGCCTTTTCCGCATTTTTCTGAGCGCGCTCGCTTGCCTGATGCCATTCGGGCGATGTTAAAATCGACTCCCAGGCGATATCGCCATTGTCGGCAAAGGCTTCCGGTGTTCCCCTCCATTGAGATAAAACCAAAAGTTGTTTTCCGGTTAGTTCGAAAACGCTGTTTCGTAGGTGTTGAGGCCACTCGTTTGGAATAAATCGTTGTCGGGTCAGCTCGCGAATGTGCCAGTCCGTAAACTCACGGTAGGTTTTTGAGTCGAGAATGGCGTGGTTCCACAATCTGTCAGGGTCTGTCCGCTGCAGTGTTTTATACTCCGCCTCATAGTGCTCGAATAATTCATCGAAACGGGGTACTTCTTCGATCTGGATGGTTTCAACTTCTATCTGGTGATTATTCCTCAGTGTTATTAATTTATAGGCAGGACGGTAGGCAGCGATGCTGGGCGCCTGAATATTGAATAGCGTTTTCCCTGCGGGTGTGCGAATAACGCTGGTGTCATTCATATGCATATGGCCACCGATGTGAACCTTAATCCCCATGTTTGCCAACAGCTGACCTGTCTTGTCTTCTGGCTTGCGGCGCAATTGATGTGTGTGTTTGCCAAAAGTATTCGCCATGGTGCTTGACTGGTCGTCGTAAAATTCCGCCATTGGAAAGTGGCTGAAGGCAATCAGCACTTTGTTTTGAGACGATGCTCGCTGCACGACATCGCCTATCCAGTTCATTACATGGGTTTTGTGAGTAAACATTTTGTTGTAACCGGCGTTTCCAGAACTTTCAAATTGTTTATCCTCGTTCGGAATGTAAACATTGGCATCGATGGCCAGTAGCCAAAGCCCTGGGACGGGTTCCACCAGATAGCTGCTGTCGGGTACCTGTGTACAATCGGTAAAACCCTTTTGTTTGAATTTTCCACCACTGCCCTGCTTGCAAATTTCGTATTGCCGAAGAGACAGTTTCGATCGCGCCAACGCGTGTTTATATTGATAAGGCTTTACCTTGTTGTCGCTATAAGGTGTTTCCCAGTAGCGGTAGTCAGCTTGCGGATAGAAACCATACGGAGCTAAAAAGTGCATAACATCGTGGTAACCCGAATGCTGAACCATTTCGTTACAAATGGTATTCAGCGTATGACGGGTTTTTATTCGCGCCACACTACCCCGATATTCGTTGCATTCGGCCATGCCGCGACTAAAAATTCTCTGTTCGTAACCGGCTACCCCGAGAAAATCGGTTTCACCTCCGGGCGAATTAACCGGCCTGACGGGATCATGGTTTCCCGTTGTCGCAAAAAACGTAATACCGTACTGCTGACGATAAGATTCAAGGATCTTAGCGAGTCCACGCAAGTGAATGGGCTGCCCATC
Coding sequences within:
- the metE gene encoding 5-methyltetrahydropteroyltriglutamate--homocysteine S-methyltransferase codes for the protein MVTTHNLGFPRIGGNRELKFALESLWQGKTHAANLQATAEQLRARHWAYQKSCDYRPVGDFSLYDHVLDTSFLLGNIPERAGSGDTLQQYFRVARGRAHNTDDCGCTRAGEMTKWFDTNYHYIVPEFDAQTQFALNPERLLGELSEARQQGGKVKPVLLGPVTYLWLGKARDGSNKLDLLESLLEIYSQLLQRLEDAGVEWVQLDEPILATDLSPEWKQALERSCHRFKTQKINLLLSTYFGALEDNLQLACTLPVAGLHIDAINNPKEVTRVVDWLPAHKVLSLGVIDGRNIWKTDLNAALEWLQPLADKRGDGLWLAPSCSLLHVPVDLTNESALDPEIKSWLSFAVQKLEELAVLAKALNHGCESVAQALEDNKAAILGRRSSTRVHNASVQAAMGQINAEFGQRRSPFPTRAALQRQALNLPEFPTTTIGSFPQTDEIRSLRRRYKLGELQQMEYERLIKQEIERAVSVQEELGLDVLVHGEAERNDMVEYFGEQLQGYAFSEKGWVQSYGSRCVKPPILYGDISRPSGMTLQWIQYAQSLTQKPLKGMLTGPVTMLNWSFVRDDQKRSRTALQLALAIREEVQQLEAAGIQIIQIDEAALREGLPLRRTEWQGYLDWAVEAYRISANGVSDSTQIHTHMCYSEFNDIIAAVAQMDADVITIESSRSDMELLNAFEKFSYPNDIGPGVYDIHSPNIPTVEQIVENMRRAAQRIPAERLWVNPDCGLKTRKWDEVLSALSNMVSAARALRDVSEPAETNTLMANG
- a CDS encoding carbohydrate-binding domain-containing protein, which gives rise to MNKTCEIFFKRILRLGISGVAAICFFSSVSVSSQENNNTIDVRMRGGAGEEIAFLKVGSSVVGSWEVTNDYQTYSAATTLSGEIRVEFSNDADGRDLQVDYIVVNNDVRQAENQQENTGAWDESCGGGSYSEMLHCNGYIAFGSVGGSRSISSSSSSSIACEEVCQWYQDSPRPLCEYLDNGWGWENQQSCIGRITCENQYGGSGVISTCDSDEDDRHLCDQMSGRTYYSNGLFEMGRSETGIVQGHRQLRFNNGELSIYQSDYVIPGSYRCENKTVLLSYGAVADQLLDINWDLSTLFFNANGGEAIGYTYPGDVNTTDACELVAGAYYEVDTSSLEVETIPEEENYTIAFTGYSRVNIDMRGAVYPDAYYDCTLGYLHLHRSTDDENPMVVDVGENGDVLFVAIGDSTTWRFNKVDPVVCPAVYEPVCAIEPHDIACELDDCPVGVYKTYGNRCESDSVNALLPKDGECGEEEGGYAWDDGGICTMEYAPVCAVDTWVQPCTEMPCPVETLRTYSNSCFANVTHNTFVISHETCGDRSGERFTDLTDIAQIACATDYYPVCGKDEADIMCVTEPCPTHEYKTFSQKCAAFYAAADLTWDDGVCGNLEGTLASSEPPVRLVDVLAVSDKAVEIEQATIENDVLLVALNYSGCNEQHFELQISRAFAESNPVQARYVFKPLLEDNDCDNIQSTKFKYDLLPLKATYRAAYGNNSGVIVLPGLGEYGF
- a CDS encoding SDR family NAD(P)-dependent oxidoreductase, whose protein sequence is MSNGKLALITGGSRGLGKNTAMALARSGVDIILTYRTNESEAREVVSNIQSLGRKAVCLQLDVGQIPQFGTFAEKIASHLKDEWQCSRFDFLVNNAGRGVHKPFMETTEADFDQLLNEHFKGVFFLTQTLLPLMADGGRIINISSGLTRFSVPGHSAYASFKGAIEILSRYLAKELGSRGIRVNAFAPGAIETDFSGGVVRDNAEMNQHLASQTALGRVGLPDDIGGAIASLLSDQNGWITGQRIEASGGMFL
- a CDS encoding LysR family transcriptional regulator — translated: MDKYEAMTIFTRAAELLSFSNTAQDLAIPKAKVSNAIQQLEASLGTRLFHRTTRRVQLTQDGSAYYEGCLLVMEELAALESQLQNTSSISGRLRVDMNLGMAKNLVIPHLPEFLEKYPNISLEVSCVDYPVDLVREGIDCVLRVGALADSTLIAKPLGNLHIINCVSAAYLEQFGEPETLADLASHKLIDYVTSLGAKSNGWEYWDGKRYRSLAMQYRVRVNSVEAYTYACLAGLGIVQVPEVGVRRYLEEGSLVEILTSFSAEPMPVSLIYPNRKNVSKKVQVFMAWVTALMGDYLR
- a CDS encoding metallophosphoesterase family protein, which codes for MHFLFKLKTTIVRLISYLILTGLVSWVSLTTANADKSSPLNGLRIAFMPDVHFHDIYANFPEGAFRGLLNSKSGRYATIRSLSAELNSTRLFNENYFALLAALDDVAARGITYVVLPGDFSDDGQPIHLRGLAKILESYRQQYGITFFATTGNHDPVRPVNSPGGETDFLGVAGYEQRIFSRGMAECNEYRGSVARIKTRHTLNTICNEMVQHSGYHDVMHFLAPYGFYPQADYRYWETPYSDNKVKPYQYKHALARSKLSLRQYEICKQGSGGKFKQKGFTDCTQVPDSSYLVEPVPGLWLLAIDANVYIPNEDKQFESSGNAGYNKMFTHKTHVMNWIGDVVQRASSQNKVLIAFSHFPMAEFYDDQSSTMANTFGKHTHQLRRKPEDKTGQLLANMGIKVHIGGHMHMNDTSVIRTPAGKTLFNIQAPSIAAYRPAYKLITLRNNHQIEVETIQIEEVPRFDELFEHYEAEYKTLQRTDPDRLWNHAILDSKTYREFTDWHIRELTRQRFIPNEWPQHLRNSVFELTGKQLLVLSQWRGTPEAFADNGDIAWESILTSPEWHQASERAQKNAEKAGRSLHNFGDWTGMDIGVDFYRLRNAGSLALQDIAPKRLAEYRLLNQIYNDNTNSENFTAEELPHISKLRQQLSQVLTILDGFETGAPDNHFLLDTEKGLIQALKPNGK